A window from Coriobacteriia bacterium encodes these proteins:
- a CDS encoding efflux RND transporter periplasmic adaptor subunit, which produces MSRTIKAAAVAAVLLVAMIGATGCSGGTTIKTATASKSSLKVTVAASGKISAGDRTEVYPPTVGTLSAVYVKDGQTVKAGQRLAKMSTGPLRTAVKQAQAGVEQAEAGLATLNQTTPSSADLAAANAAVCAAEAEYKNAKTAYDFAKHPPAPMPSNPTSIAIASANKKQAYAGLLSARATVVKVQKGRQVTEQRESGNAAVAAAQAALDVAQQNLDDATLVAPTDGTVFLNPVGVAGADGKAPLPAPGVGVAPQSAPFTVVRLGTSTFTAEVDEADIDRVKLGMTADVTLDAFPGETFHTTVVHINPAAQPTATGGTIFQVELAIPDTGKTILLGMKGDATIQVSAVEGALTIPVEALFNQNGQNFVYKVVNGKLVQTNITVGATTDTSVEVLQGLSDGDVVAKAGATQYTNGMAVKVQN; this is translated from the coding sequence GTGTCCAGAACCATCAAGGCGGCCGCCGTGGCCGCAGTACTGCTCGTTGCCATGATTGGTGCGACTGGCTGCTCGGGCGGAACCACAATCAAGACCGCCACTGCCAGCAAGTCGAGCTTGAAAGTCACAGTCGCTGCGTCCGGCAAGATCTCGGCGGGAGACCGCACCGAGGTCTATCCGCCCACGGTGGGCACGCTCTCGGCCGTGTATGTCAAGGACGGCCAGACGGTCAAAGCAGGCCAGAGACTTGCCAAGATGAGCACCGGCCCGCTTCGCACCGCAGTGAAGCAGGCGCAGGCTGGCGTCGAGCAGGCCGAAGCCGGACTCGCGACGCTCAATCAGACCACGCCCTCATCGGCCGACCTCGCTGCGGCCAACGCCGCAGTGTGTGCCGCCGAAGCTGAGTACAAGAACGCGAAGACCGCATATGACTTCGCGAAGCACCCGCCCGCGCCGATGCCGTCCAACCCGACGAGCATCGCCATCGCAAGCGCCAACAAGAAGCAAGCGTATGCCGGGCTGCTGAGCGCTCGCGCCACCGTCGTCAAGGTGCAGAAGGGCCGTCAGGTCACTGAGCAGCGCGAGTCGGGCAACGCGGCCGTCGCCGCTGCGCAGGCCGCGTTGGACGTCGCACAGCAGAACCTCGACGACGCCACGCTTGTCGCTCCCACGGACGGCACCGTCTTCTTGAACCCTGTGGGCGTCGCTGGCGCCGACGGCAAGGCGCCGCTGCCGGCACCAGGCGTCGGCGTGGCTCCGCAGTCTGCACCGTTCACGGTCGTGCGCCTTGGAACGTCGACGTTTACTGCCGAGGTAGACGAGGCCGACATCGACCGCGTGAAGCTGGGTATGACCGCCGACGTCACGCTCGACGCGTTTCCGGGCGAGACGTTCCACACGACCGTCGTTCACATCAACCCGGCGGCCCAGCCGACGGCCACTGGCGGCACGATCTTCCAGGTCGAGCTGGCGATTCCGGACACCGGGAAGACGATCCTATTGGGCATGAAGGGCGATGCGACCATCCAGGTCTCGGCCGTCGAAGGCGCCCTCACGATCCCGGTGGAGGCTCTGTTCAACCAGAACGGACAGAACTTCGTCTACAAGGTTGTCAACGGCAAGCTGGTTCAGACCAACATCACGGTCGGTGCCACCACGGACACCTCCGTTGAAGTGCTGCAAGGTCTCTCGGACGGCGACGTCGTCGCCAAGGCAGGTGCCACGCAGTACACGAACGGCATGGCCGTCAAAGTTCAGAACTAG
- a CDS encoding ABC transporter ATP-binding protein, whose translation MTDPATGINADTAESRKTSDCSEIVLEARDVTKSYVLDEVVVDALRCVNLEVCRGEMLAIMGPSGSGKSTLMHIVGLLDHPTTGVVTIDNEDVSHMAPNALAAVRNRRIGFVFQSFNLLARTSAQTNVELPLVYAGVSGGERSRRARQALEQVGLGERLGHMPNQLSGGQQQRVAIARALVTRPSIVLADEPTGNLDSKSGVEVMKILQDLNATGITVVLVTHDARVARHAERVVHIADGQVVLNERVECRIMAGDGQGSVAELETDAATLSVNTAVVHA comes from the coding sequence ATGACAGATCCCGCAACGGGGATCAACGCCGATACTGCCGAGTCGCGGAAGACTTCCGACTGCTCGGAGATCGTGCTTGAAGCCCGAGATGTCACCAAGAGCTACGTCCTCGATGAGGTCGTTGTCGATGCCCTGCGCTGCGTGAACCTCGAGGTATGCCGAGGCGAGATGCTGGCGATCATGGGCCCCTCCGGCTCGGGCAAGTCCACGCTGATGCACATCGTCGGCCTGCTGGATCACCCGACGACCGGCGTGGTCACCATCGACAACGAAGACGTCTCGCACATGGCGCCCAATGCGCTAGCCGCCGTGCGCAACAGGCGCATCGGCTTCGTGTTTCAGTCGTTCAACCTGCTTGCTAGGACCAGTGCGCAGACCAATGTCGAGCTACCGCTCGTCTACGCAGGCGTAAGCGGAGGCGAGCGCTCGCGCCGCGCTCGCCAGGCGCTCGAGCAGGTTGGATTGGGCGAGCGTCTCGGACACATGCCCAACCAGCTTTCGGGCGGTCAGCAACAGCGTGTCGCGATTGCGCGCGCACTGGTGACACGGCCGAGCATCGTGCTTGCCGACGAGCCGACGGGAAACCTCGACTCGAAGAGCGGCGTGGAGGTAATGAAGATTCTCCAAGATCTCAACGCTACAGGTATCACCGTTGTCCTGGTGACGCACGACGCCCGCGTCGCTCGCCATGCGGAGCGCGTTGTCCATATCGCTGACGGGCAAGTCGTGCTCAACGAGCGCGTGGAATGCCGCATCATGGCTGGCGACGGCCAAGGATCAGTGGCCGAGCTTGAGACCGATGCAGCAACGCTGTCGGTCAACACCGCGGTGGTGCACGCGTGA
- the rpoD gene encoding RNA polymerase sigma factor RpoD, with translation MAEVKTLTKMGRAKGNLSDEEIQGALSGINLSEDQFDHIYSHFRDSGIVVADDLGDLGVGLPGIEGADAVERVVAVDAEADPINIPLPPKVAPAKTAKKRAKKRETLNSVAPLTGDPVRMYLKEIGKVPLLTAAQEVDLAMKIEAGLEAAAKIDEALVAGVAMDRAEKRRLTRIERVGLDAKQQLVEANLRLVVSIAKRYSGRGMHFLDLIQEGNLGLIRAVEKFEYTKGFKFSTYATWWIRQAITRAIADQGRTIRIPVHMVETINKLIRIQRQLLQELGREPTPEEIGDQMEMTADRVREILKISQEPVSLETPIGDEADSQLGDFIEDGEAIAPADAASFSMLQEQLSSVLDGLAERERKVIELRFGLVDGHPRTLEEVGREFGVTRERIRQIESKTLSKLRHPSRSSKLKDYLE, from the coding sequence CTGGCCGAGGTCAAGACGCTCACCAAGATGGGGCGCGCCAAGGGCAACCTCAGCGATGAGGAGATTCAAGGCGCGCTATCCGGCATCAATCTGAGCGAAGATCAGTTCGACCATATCTACAGCCACTTCCGCGACAGCGGCATTGTGGTCGCGGACGACCTGGGAGATCTGGGAGTCGGGCTGCCAGGCATCGAAGGGGCCGATGCCGTCGAGCGTGTCGTCGCCGTCGACGCCGAGGCCGACCCGATCAACATCCCGCTTCCTCCCAAGGTCGCGCCAGCAAAGACCGCAAAGAAGCGCGCAAAGAAGCGCGAGACGCTTAACTCCGTGGCACCGCTGACCGGCGATCCGGTCCGCATGTACCTCAAGGAGATCGGCAAGGTTCCGCTGCTCACGGCGGCCCAGGAAGTCGACCTTGCGATGAAGATCGAGGCCGGTCTGGAGGCCGCGGCCAAGATTGACGAAGCCCTTGTGGCCGGTGTTGCCATGGACCGCGCCGAGAAGCGGCGGCTGACCCGCATCGAGCGTGTCGGTCTGGACGCCAAGCAGCAGCTCGTCGAGGCCAACCTGCGCCTCGTCGTCTCGATCGCTAAACGCTATTCCGGGCGGGGGATGCACTTCCTCGACCTGATCCAGGAGGGCAACCTCGGCTTGATTCGCGCCGTGGAGAAGTTCGAGTACACCAAGGGCTTCAAGTTCTCGACGTACGCGACGTGGTGGATCCGGCAGGCTATCACCCGCGCCATCGCCGACCAAGGCAGAACGATTCGCATCCCGGTCCACATGGTCGAGACGATAAACAAACTGATCCGCATCCAGCGTCAGCTTCTCCAAGAGCTGGGGCGCGAGCCCACCCCGGAGGAGATCGGCGACCAGATGGAGATGACGGCCGACCGCGTGCGCGAGATCCTCAAGATCTCGCAGGAGCCGGTCTCCCTCGAGACGCCGATTGGCGACGAGGCCGACAGCCAGCTCGGCGACTTCATCGAGGACGGCGAAGCGATCGCGCCTGCGGACGCGGCGAGCTTCTCGATGCTGCAAGAGCAGCTCTCAAGCGTGCTCGATGGCCTGGCCGAGCGCGAGCGCAAGGTCATCGAGCTGCGATTCGGCTTGGTGGACGGCCACCCCCGAACGCTCGAGGAGGTCGGACGCGAGTTCGGCGTCACGCGCGAGCGCATCCGGCAGATCGAGTCCAAGACGCTTTCGAAACTGCGCCACCCTAGCCGCTCCAGCAAGTTGAAGGACTACCTGGAGTAG
- a CDS encoding bifunctional nuclease family protein, with product MIEVRIASLAVDPRTNQPVLILRPLAGDPGHGRVLPIWIGQPEATAILLAIEGVELPRPLTHDLLKSVIESLDAYVERIEITRVEEGTFFAAIVLRAEERTIAVDARPSDSIALAVRTGAPVFVAADVMESAAVPDDSNGVVDEEAELQAFREFLDEVDPEDFQG from the coding sequence GTGATCGAAGTCCGCATAGCCAGCCTCGCAGTGGACCCTCGCACCAACCAGCCGGTCCTGATACTGCGTCCGCTCGCCGGCGACCCCGGACACGGCCGCGTGCTGCCCATCTGGATCGGTCAACCCGAGGCTACTGCGATCCTGCTCGCGATAGAGGGCGTGGAACTCCCGCGCCCTCTCACCCACGACCTGCTCAAGAGCGTCATTGAGTCGCTGGACGCCTACGTCGAGCGCATTGAGATCACGCGTGTGGAGGAGGGCACGTTCTTCGCGGCAATCGTGCTGCGCGCCGAAGAGCGCACCATCGCGGTCGATGCGCGACCCTCGGACTCGATCGCGCTGGCCGTGCGAACCGGAGCGCCCGTGTTCGTAGCCGCCGACGTCATGGAGAGCGCGGCCGTCCCCGACGACTCGAACGGAGTCGTCGACGAGGAGGCGGAGTTGCAGGCGTTCCGAGAGTTCCTCGACGAGGTCGACCCCGAAGACTTTCAGGGCTGA
- a CDS encoding secondary thiamine-phosphate synthase enzyme YjbQ, translated as MRFEVRTNRRDELVDVTSQVAEVVAASGVEAGIAVVSSPHTTAGVTVNENADPDVQRDVLHGLQRIFPREGDWRHFEGNSDAHLKTALVGTSATLPVAGGRLALGTWQAIYLAEFDGPRTRKVDVTVVSGVG; from the coding sequence ATGCGTTTCGAAGTGAGGACCAACCGACGGGACGAGTTGGTCGACGTGACCTCGCAAGTCGCCGAGGTGGTGGCGGCATCCGGCGTTGAGGCGGGCATCGCAGTAGTCTCGAGCCCCCACACGACGGCCGGGGTGACCGTCAACGAGAACGCCGACCCCGACGTCCAGCGCGACGTGCTGCACGGCCTGCAGCGCATCTTCCCGCGAGAGGGTGACTGGCGACACTTCGAGGGCAACAGCGACGCGCACCTCAAGACCGCGCTGGTGGGCACGAGCGCAACGCTGCCCGTGGCTGGTGGGCGCCTTGCGCTGGGCACTTGGCAGGCGATCTACCTCGCCGAGTTCGACGGGCCCAGGACGCGCAAGGTCGATGTGACGGTGGTTTCGGGTGTCGGCTGA
- a CDS encoding NmrA/HSCARG family protein, whose amino-acid sequence MERSDKTILVIGATGQQGGAATKHLLADGWRVRGLTRDADSLAARSLAAAGVELAIGDLLDRTSLDRAVDGVYGVFSVQNTRTAGAEGELVEGKNIADVALAAGVQHFVYNSAVADPRATQPFMLAKPKIEAHIREIGLPATIWRPVTFMENYLRQRDQILGGKLIWPLWPESMTFMIAVDDIGRFVALAFSAPDRFIGAEMAIGGDAMTMTQVAETFSRTLGTSVEYVHVDELSGIPAPPRPVPGEPQYWRADIAACRELLPGLKTLGEWIAESGWV is encoded by the coding sequence GTGGAGCGCAGCGACAAGACGATTCTTGTGATTGGCGCGACCGGCCAGCAGGGTGGCGCGGCGACCAAGCATCTTCTCGCGGACGGCTGGCGCGTCAGGGGCCTCACGCGAGACGCAGACTCGCTGGCGGCGCGGTCGCTAGCGGCCGCTGGCGTCGAACTCGCGATTGGCGACCTGCTCGACCGAACGTCGCTCGATCGCGCGGTGGACGGCGTCTACGGCGTCTTCAGCGTGCAGAACACCAGAACCGCGGGCGCCGAGGGCGAGCTGGTCGAGGGCAAGAACATCGCCGATGTCGCATTGGCCGCCGGAGTGCAGCACTTCGTCTACAACTCGGCGGTTGCCGATCCGAGAGCGACTCAGCCTTTCATGCTGGCGAAGCCCAAAATCGAGGCACACATTCGCGAGATCGGTCTGCCTGCGACCATCTGGCGCCCGGTTACGTTCATGGAGAACTACCTGCGCCAGCGCGACCAGATCCTCGGCGGGAAGCTGATCTGGCCGCTGTGGCCGGAGTCGATGACGTTCATGATCGCCGTGGACGACATCGGGCGCTTCGTGGCGCTCGCCTTCAGCGCTCCGGATCGCTTCATCGGAGCGGAGATGGCGATTGGCGGCGACGCGATGACCATGACCCAGGTCGCCGAGACCTTCTCACGCACGCTGGGGACGTCTGTCGAATACGTGCACGTCGACGAGCTCTCTGGAATCCCGGCGCCGCCGCGTCCGGTTCCCGGCGAGCCCCAGTACTGGCGCGCCGACATCGCCGCTTGCCGAGAACTACTGCCAGGCCTGAAGACACTGGGTGAGTGGATCGCTGAGTCCGGCTGGGTCTAG
- a CDS encoding ABC transporter permease, which translates to MNLAESFRIAIRALGANKVRSALTMLGVIIGVAAVILLVSIGTGVQSQITGQIAGLGSNLLFVLPGKVGGGNGGPGAGAGKKFSLDDVSYLQTKLGSGNLVIPELAGAADLRLHNQTMNGQIAASNENVADAALGTLSSGRWYARGEVVGASRVAIIGSNVRDTLFPGQDPLGSALDINGQSFRVIGVLEKKGGGLGGSQDNIVAIPITTAQQLLGSTDISELLVRVADPNQIDAVKSLTEIAMRPRFNDQFTVFTQAQTLSLLGTILGTLTAMLAGLASISLLVGGIGIMNIMLVSVSERTREIGIRKAVGARTYDILSQFVIEAIVLSVLGGTIGILVGAGGSWALSSFVATKVTFWAVALAFLFSAGVGVFFGVYPAWRASRLDPITALRYE; encoded by the coding sequence GTGAACCTAGCCGAGAGCTTCCGCATTGCGATTCGAGCGCTGGGCGCGAACAAAGTGCGCAGCGCCTTGACGATGCTCGGCGTCATCATCGGCGTTGCAGCCGTCATCCTGCTCGTCTCGATCGGTACCGGCGTTCAGAGTCAGATCACCGGGCAGATCGCCGGGCTCGGCTCCAACCTGCTATTCGTGTTGCCCGGTAAGGTTGGCGGCGGCAACGGCGGACCGGGCGCGGGTGCGGGCAAGAAGTTCTCGCTCGATGACGTCTCCTACCTGCAGACCAAGCTGGGTAGCGGGAACTTGGTAATTCCGGAACTCGCCGGGGCAGCCGACCTGCGTCTTCACAACCAGACCATGAACGGCCAGATCGCGGCTTCGAACGAGAACGTCGCGGACGCGGCGCTGGGCACGCTTTCGAGCGGCCGTTGGTATGCGCGCGGCGAGGTCGTGGGCGCATCACGCGTTGCGATTATCGGCAGCAACGTGCGCGACACGCTGTTTCCCGGGCAAGATCCGCTCGGCTCGGCGCTCGACATCAACGGACAGTCGTTCCGCGTGATCGGCGTGCTCGAGAAGAAGGGCGGCGGTCTGGGCGGCAGCCAAGACAACATCGTCGCCATCCCGATCACCACGGCGCAGCAGCTTCTGGGTTCGACCGATATCTCCGAGTTGCTGGTGCGCGTGGCAGACCCGAACCAGATCGATGCGGTCAAGTCGCTGACCGAGATCGCGATGAGGCCGCGCTTCAACGACCAGTTCACGGTGTTCACGCAGGCGCAGACGCTGAGTCTGCTCGGGACGATCCTCGGCACGCTCACGGCGATGCTGGCCGGCCTTGCGAGCATCTCGCTGCTGGTGGGCGGTATCGGCATCATGAACATCATGCTGGTTAGCGTGTCCGAGCGGACGCGCGAGATCGGCATCCGCAAGGCGGTAGGAGCGCGCACCTACGACATCCTGTCGCAGTTCGTCATCGAGGCGATCGTGCTGTCTGTGCTGGGCGGAACGATCGGGATTCTCGTGGGCGCGGGCGGCTCGTGGGCGCTGAGCTCGTTCGTCGCGACGAAGGTCACGTTCTGGGCAGTTGCGCTCGCGTTCCTCTTCAGCGCTGGAGTCGGGGTGTTCTTCGGCGTGTATCCCGCATGGCGGGCGTCGCGTCTGGATCCCATCACCGCGCTACGCTACGAGTAA
- a CDS encoding HAD family hydrolase, giving the protein MKTDSLELSRRVAGLKAVLFDLDGTLIDTEELILASARHATKEVLGEALPDSVLRHNIGVPLRIQMAEYAPEHVDELLASYRKHNDIVHDDLIREYAGTETALESIRERGLPMAIVTSKSRPVAQRGVDFFGLGRFFEFIVGYEDTTVHKPRAEPILEAARRLGVSAGECIYVGDSPHDMAAGVAAGALTAAAMWGPFADRVLQPGPDFALAHLGDLAELLRGEVARFLA; this is encoded by the coding sequence ATGAAAACAGACAGCTTGGAGCTTTCGCGTCGCGTTGCTGGTCTCAAGGCAGTGCTGTTCGACCTGGATGGAACGCTGATCGACACCGAGGAGCTGATACTGGCTTCTGCTCGGCATGCCACCAAAGAAGTGCTGGGGGAGGCGTTGCCGGACAGCGTGCTTCGACACAACATCGGAGTGCCGTTGCGCATCCAGATGGCGGAGTACGCGCCCGAGCACGTCGACGAGCTGCTGGCGTCGTATCGCAAGCACAACGATATCGTGCACGACGACCTCATTCGCGAGTACGCGGGCACTGAGACGGCGCTTGAGTCCATCCGGGAGCGCGGTCTTCCGATGGCGATCGTCACGTCGAAGAGCCGTCCTGTCGCCCAGCGCGGAGTCGACTTCTTCGGCCTCGGGCGCTTCTTCGAGTTCATCGTCGGCTACGAAGACACGACAGTTCACAAGCCGCGGGCCGAGCCGATCCTCGAAGCCGCGCGCCGGCTGGGGGTCTCGGCGGGCGAGTGCATCTACGTAGGCGACAGCCCGCACGATATGGCTGCGGGTGTGGCAGCGGGTGCGCTGACCGCTGCGGCGATGTGGGGGCCGTTCGCCGATCGCGTGCTCCAGCCCGGGCCCGACTTCGCGCTGGCACACCTCGGCGACCTGGCAGAACTGCTGCGTGGAGAGGTGGCGCGCTTTCTCGCCTAG